From a region of the Saccharomyces paradoxus chromosome IV, complete sequence genome:
- the MRPL28 gene encoding mitochondrial 54S ribosomal protein mL40 (Mitochondrial ribosomal protein of the large subunit~similar to YDR462W): MLAQTLKKPHKTVLGQVSGTTVFIRNKRTKSKSSLSPLAQRVVTQLSVMSASRKQPKLLKLAREDLIKHQTIEKCWSIYQQQQRERRNLQLELQYKSIESSMNLLQELSPRLFEAANAPEKGKRFPMEMKVPTDFPPNTPWHYHFRK; this comes from the coding sequence ATGCTGGCACAAACACTCAAAAAGCCACATAAAACCGTCCTGGGACAGGTATCCGGAACCACGGTCTTCATTAGGAATAAGAGAACAAAAAGCAAGAGTTCACTATCCCCTTTGGCACAAAGGGTCGTCACACAGTTGAGTGTAATGTCTGCAAGTAGAAAGCAGCCCAAATTACTGAAGCTGGCTCGAGAGGACTTGATCAAACATCAAACCATCGAGAAGTGCTGGTCAATTTaccagcagcaacaacGGGAGCGCAGGAATTTACAGTTGGAATTGCAATACAAGAGTATCGAGAGTTCCATGAACCTTCTACAAGAACTCAGCCCTCGTCTTTTTGAGGCTGCTAATGCTCCCGAGAAGGGCAAGCGGTTCCCAATGGAAATGAAGGTGCCCACTGACTTCCCCCCAAATACGCCATGGCATTATCATTTCCGGAAGTGA
- the STP1 gene encoding Stp1p (Transcription factor~similar to YDR463W), protein MPSTALLFPQKHIKAIPGKIYAFFRQLVSGVVVSKPDLSQHYFCENAMKEEGEDGEDQEKTATSLFPESNNIDRSLNGGCSVIPCSMDVSDLNTPISMTLSPENRIKCEVNAMSLLRSKPERDIGASIKMSNGVTSSPLSPSGSTPEHSTKVFNNGEEEFICHYCDATFRIRGYLTRHIKKHAIEKAYHCPFFSSATPPDLRCHNSGGFSRRDTYKTHLKARHVLYPKGVKPQDRNKSSGHCAQCGEYFSTIENFVENHIESGDCKALPQGYTKKNEKRSGKLRKIKTSNGHSRFISTSQSVVEPKVLFNKDAVEAMTIVANNSSGSDIISKYGNNKLMLNSENFKVDIPKRKRKYIKKKQQQMSGSTTTTIPRVAIENNQEVAPDEISSATIFSPFDTHLLEPVPSSSSESSAEAMSHDKQMKNLLIDINSFTNQQQQAQDVPSFMPLDIEQSSYDLNEDAMSYPIISTQSKCDSPQYNNTKISQILQSQLNPEYLGKNHLRETQQYLDFYNDNFGS, encoded by the coding sequence ATGCCTTCTACCGCGCTTCTATTCCCACAGAAGCACATTAAGGCCATTCCAGGCAAGATATACGCGTTCTTCAGGCAGCTCGTCAGCGGAGTGGTTGTATCCAAGCCAGATCTAAGTCAGCATTATTTTTGTGAAAATGCGATGAAGGAGGAAGGCGAAGATGGAGAAGATCAGGAAAAGACGGCCACAAGTTTGTTTCCAGAGTCGAACAATATTGACCGCTCCTTAAATGGTGGGTGCTCTGTCATCCCTTGCTCCATGGATGTCAGCGATTTGAACACACCAATATCGATGACGCTGTCTCCAGAGAATCGCATCAAATGCGAAGTAAATGCTATGTCATTACTAAGGTCCAAACCAGAACGAGATATAGGGGCCTCGATCAAGATGTCTAATGGCGTAACAAGCTCTCCGTTAAGCCCATCAGGCTCCACCCCGGAACATTCCACCAAAGTCTTCAACAACGGTGAAGAGGAGTTCATCTGTCACTACTGCGATGCTACCTTCAGGATTAGAGGATATCTAACGAGACATATTAAGAAGCATGCCATCGAAAAAGCGTATCACTGCCCCTTTTTTAGCAGTGCCACTCCTCCCGATCTTAGATGTCACAATTCGGGCGGTTTCAGCAGACGTGACACTTATAAAACTCATTTGAAGGCAAGGCACGTGTTGTACCCGAAGGGTGTTAAACCACAAGACCGTAACAAGTCGTCCGGCCATTGTGCTCAATGTGGTGAATACTTTTCCACCATTGAGAATTTCGTCGAGAATCACATCGAGTCTGGCGACTGTAAAGCTTTGCCGCAAGGATAtaccaagaaaaatgaaaaaagatcTGGAAAATTAAGAAAGATAAAGACATCTAACGGTCATTCTCGATTCATATCCACTTCGCAAAGTGTTGTGGAACCAAAAGTACTTTTTAACAAAGATGCCGTAGAGGCTATGACCATAGTGGCCAATAACAGTTCAGGCAGTGATATCATATCCAAGTACGGAAACAATAAATTGATGTtaaattcagaaaattttaaagttGACATACCtaagagaaagagaaaatatatcaagaagaaacagCAACAGATGTCCGGATCAACAACGACAACCATACCACGGGTAGCTATAGAAAACAACCAAGAAGTGGCACCAGATGAGATTTCATCGGCCACGATTTTCTCACCTTTTGACACTCATCTTCTTGAGCCCGTGCCTTCTAGTTCATCGGAATCCTCCGCCGAAGCTATGTCCCACGATaagcaaatgaaaaatctcTTGATCGATATAAACAGCTTTACAAATCAACAGCAGCAGGCACAAGATGTCCCTTCGTTCATGCCACTGGACATTGAACAATCTTCATATGATTTAAACGAAGACGCCATGTCATATCCAATCATATCCACACAAAGCAAATGTGATAGCCCACAGTATAACAACACAAAAATTTCTCAGATTTTACAGTCACAACTAAATCCAGAATATCTCGGCAAGAATCATTTAAGAGAGACGCAACAATATCTGGATTTTTATAATGACAATTTTGGGTCATAG
- the SPP41 gene encoding Spp41p (similar to YDR464W) has translation MAYDEDDGEINFNELVGNLLSSHNQGGQEEEEVQEQEQRGDDFDKISSTNENIEPEHPSDSQDVHNPPHQNIEIPHFVDEEDELVSVVANAVQNIDDEQAKPEGHLENESEHVASDTADDNHEKEQQQEWAHILQQEILKADGEPLRENTERRVSTSQHHPSQRTDDPLDQDDENLRMAILESLQELNTNEDEEEEPEKHDHATSNEKLPSKKPSKKKRKDKSKNKESSKDKSSKKSKSSSHSKKHTKDRNKEKHSKAADNDNTLDLSNILENLIHENENTAVGTVKQAVDIQDPSHTDANTEDVEAQALVEATLKAFENELLSSAPTEEPSQEQSIEPASSTKAAEPPRKPTADDIPLAMLQAFKPKKRPPQEKKKTKSKTSKPTSTNKLPASESASKKKKKKKAVKENNKSHEAYEDDEFSRILADMVNQVVNTSLKETSTATQDNKLESESDFVSPVQSQYTAGDASTANDDTLDLNQIMQNAMAMVFQNQNDADFDENIVQDFNRGLGDLSVSDLLPHDNLSMMEKKSVPKSLSKSEKKAAISSRKASKKASKDVSSKEMAKSPSKPKKPSKSEISLEKKLRKKYVSIANEAASVARKKRWAKNKELKEREKLERQTAREERRHKKKLEKQRLAEEQEELKKIVERGPPYPPDLRVTKSGKPKKPYRRWTPEELLKRSQDAEKPRKVKKERKKKEKKVKIPSSTLKKIPLFNFVKDNVQTSARHRLNDIEGSLSTIGLHKSPDGIRRILSRPKSEDHEWPLSDSSTSQNYDTHLKTVVHKEKIPFHPPWTIPSQPPFALPVARRKKIPNIKKYRKRNNNSFRISKEGMANARNRIIPAILLPIINTLKAAAKSQTASGATPEEARKRLATIIQHAKSTVIRAALQARKNSMQGLNSKATTTELTRAAPQMKNPLRMIPIFNTSRVKQQLEKRLPARTVEKEIACSVPPNEPTSDPHSSSSIAGQTFKGVAIPIKIEDSDGNIPPASITPSTTEPLQHKLELTKSADSVEPMQNTIEAANGTEIVQEIKEVVDTNAPDEAIPAENKPNGNSEVQKSVLTESSDVEKMDEKNPGKKIGTNLNEDESKLGEKDVDEKATFHSGISQHMDNEPDNANTATEKPKLIDISHKPLNEAKPKIPIIFPLKRPQIKPEASVINLVQNLVNSKMPEIKNESVDLGSNITDILSSTITNILPEITATDVKNYQYEDENVKYLKKTPRQVLNLDGLVPPSGRCITKAKRVRRIKKPSTDGSTAQESNAKAGSESITYAFDIPSPEEVQSKRSVVLKFAKARLTEAELNSLKKEINNVRKRRWREMNSIKNWEYDVKSRLKKRANAFFGEGESETKSKWIEERFQEKVSQEKYKDRLETTETQANNTKIVIDDKEILNILAVNMNSLNKARCIEKDIQESFREEKLASLQPKKKRKKSISH, from the coding sequence ATGGCttatgatgaagatgatggAGAAATAAACTTTAATGAACTTGTGGGGAATTTGCTAAGCTCACATAATCAAGGGGGacaagaggaagaagaagtgcaagaacaagaacagAGAGGAGATGATTTTGACAAAATAAGTTCTACCAACGAAAACATAGAACCAGAGCACCCAAGCGACAGCCAGGATGTGCATAATCCTCCTCACCAAAACATCGAAATACCGCattttgttgatgaagaagatgaactAGTATCTGTCGTAGCAAACGCAGTTCAGAATATTGACGATGAACAAGCCAAACCAGAGGGCCATCTAGAAAATGAATCAGAACATGTGGCATCGGACACAGCCGATGATAATCATGAAAAGGAACAGCAGCAAGAATGGGCTCATATCTTACAGCAGGAAATATTGAAAGCGGACGGAGAGCCCTTGCGGGAGAATACAGAAAGGCGTGTAAGCACCAGTCAGCACCATCCCTCTCAACGTACTGATGACCCACTTGAtcaagatgatgaaaatttaaGGATGGCTATCCTAGAATCTCTACAAGAACTAAATACAAAtgaggatgaagaggaagaaccGGAAAAACACGACCATGCTACTTCTAATGAGAAGTTGCCCAGCAAAAAgccttcaaagaaaaagagaaaagacaAATCCAAGAACAAGGAATCCTCAAAGGACAAATCCTCAAAGAAGAGCAAATCTTCTAGTCATTCTAAAAAGCACACCAAAGATCgcaataaagaaaagcatAGTAAAGCTGctgataatgataatacTCTTGATCTCAGTAATATACTAGAAAATCTGATtcatgaaaatgaaaatactgCGGTAGGCACAGTCAAACAAGCAGTTGACATTCAAGATCCCTCTCATACTGATGCGAACACTGAAGATGTGGAAGCACAAGCTCTAGTAGAAGCGACACTAAAAgcatttgaaaatgaattgCTAAGCTCTGCGCCAACCGAAGAGCCTTCGCAAGAACAATCGATTGAACCTGCATCTTCTACAAAAGCGGCTGAACCGCCACGAAAACCGACTGCTGATGATATTCCATTGGCTATGTTGCAGGCTTTCAAACCCAAAAAGAGGCCTCCtcaagagaagaaaaaaacaaaaagtaaGACTTCCAAACCTACATCTACAAATAAACTACCTGCATCTGAATCAGCTtctaagaaaaagaaaaagaagaaagctgtaaaagaaaacaacaaatcTCACGAAGCATacgaagatgatgaattttccaGAATATTAGCGGATATGGTTAATCAAGTGGTCAACACTTcattaaaagaaacatCTACTGCCACTCAGGATAATAAATTGGAGAGCGAAAGTGATTTTGTCTCGCCTGTCCAAAGCCAATATACCGCTGGGGATGCAAGCACGGCTAATGATGACACCCTTGATTTGAATCAAATCATGCAAAATGCAATGGCTATGGTTTTCCAGAATCAAAACGATGCTGACTTTGATGAGAATATTGTTCAAGACTTTAACCGTGGTTTAGGCGATCTGAGCGTTTCCGATTTACTCCCGCATGATAATCTTTCTATGATGGAAAAGAAGTCGGTGCCCAAAAGTTTGAGCAAATCTGAAAAGAAGGCGGCTATATCGAGTAGGAAGGCTTCCAAAAAGGCATCGAAAGATGTGTCAAGTAAAGAAATGGCTAAGTCACCTTCAAAACCGAAGAAACCATCCAAGTCAGAAATatctttggaaaagaagTTACGTAAGAAATACGTCTCTATTGCCAACGAGGCTGCATCTGTAGctagaaagaaaagatggGCTAAAAACAAAGAACTAAAGGAAAGAGAGAAACTTGAACGTCAAACTGCTAGAGAGGAAAGGAgacataaaaaaaaattagaaaagcAGAGATTGGCGGAAGAACAAGAggaactaaaaaaaattgttgaacGTGGCCCACCTTATCCCCCAGATTTAAGAGTAACTAAAAGTGGTAAACCAAAGAAACCATATAGAAGATGGACTCCGGAAGAGCTATTGAAAAGATCACAGGATGCAGAAAAACCGAGAAAagtgaagaaagaaagaaagaaaaaggaaaagaaggtgAAGATACCTTCAtctactttgaaaaagattcCTCTCTTCAACTTCGTTAAAGATAATGTTCAGACTAGTGCAAGACACCGTCTGAACGACATTGAGGGTTCTTTATCAACCATAGGATTACACAAATCGCCCGACGGTATCCGTAGGATCCTTTCGAGACCAAAGAGTGAAGATCACGAATGGCCGCTGTCAGATTCATCTACATCCCAAAATTATGATACACATCTGAAAACAGTTGtacataaagaaaaaattcctttCCATCCCCCATGGACTATACCCTCTCAACCACCGTTTGCGCTACCTGtagcaagaagaaagaaaataccaaacataaaaaagtatagaaaaagaaacaataaCTCCTTCCGCATTTCCAAGGAAGGTATGGCAAATGCTAGAAACAGAATTATACCGGCCATATTACTACCTATAATAAATACACTGAAAGCTGCCGCAAAATCTCAAACTGCTTCTGGTGCCACACCGGAAGAAGCAAGGAAACGGTTAGCAACTATTATTCAGCATGCTAAGTCCACAGTCATCAGGGCAGCTTTACAAGCAAGGAAGAACAGCATGCAAGGCCTTAACTCTAAAGCAACTACTACAGAACTAACAAGAGCTGCGCCTCAAATGAAGAATCCACTAAGGATGATTCCTATTTTCAATACATCTCGAGTAAAACAACAATTAGAAAAGCGACTACCTGCTAGAACTGTAGAGAAGGAAATTGCCTGCTCTGTGCCTCCTAATGAACCCACATCTGATCCCCATTCTAGCTCTTCAATCGCTGGGCAAACATTCAAAGGCGTTGCCATCCCAATTAAGATAGAAGATAGCGATGGGAATATTCCTCCTGCTAGTATAACGCCTTCAACTACGGAGCCATTACAACATAAATTAGAACTTACGAAGAGTGCAGATAGTGTAGAACCGATGCAAAATACTATTGAAGCAGCAAACGGCACCGAAATTGTacaagaaattaaagagGTTGTCGATACCAACGCTCCAGATGAAGCTATTCCAGCAGAAAACAAGCCGAATGGGAATTCAGAAGTTCAAAAGAGTGTCCTAACCGAATCTTCTGATGTCGAAAAgatggatgaaaaaaatcctgGCAAGAAAATTGGCACAAATTTGAACGAAGATGAAAGCAAGCTTGGTGAGAAAGATGTGGATGAGAAGGCTACGTTTCATTCTGGTATATCCCAGCATATGGATAATGAACCAGATAATGCAAATACTGCAACAGAAAAGCCCAAATTAATTGATATATCTCATAAACCGTTAAATGAAGCAAAACCAAAAATCCCCATCATATTCCCTTTGAAAAGACCGCAAATTAAGCCTGAAGCTAGCGTCATTAATTTGGTTCAAAATTTGGTGAACTCTAAAATGCCCGAAATAAAGAATGAATCGGTTGATCTAGGCAGTAATATCACCGACATCCTTTCCTCCACCATCACTAATATTTTGCCCGAAATCACAGCTACTGACGTTAAAAATTACCAGtatgaagatgaaaatgtaAAATACTTGAAGAAGACGCCAAGGCAGGTTTTGAATCTGGATGGACTAGTTCCTCCATCGGGCAGATGCATTACTAAAGCTAAACGTGTCCGCCGTATTAAAAAGCCTTCTACTGATGGCTCTACTGCGCAGGAATCTAACGCGAAAGCAGGCAGCGAATCCATTACTTACGCTTTCGACATACCATCTCCGGAGGAGGTACAAAGTAAGCGTAGCGTGGTGTTAAAGTTTGCCAAGGCTAGATTGACGGAGGCCGAGTTGAATTCTctaaagaaggaaattaaCAACGTGAGGAAAAGGAGATGGAGGGAGATGAACTCTATTAAGAACTGGGAATATGACGTAAAGTCTAGATTAAAAAAGCGTGCAAATGCATTTTTCGGAGAAGGAGAATCAGAAACGAAATCCAAATGGATCGAAGAaagatttcaagaaaaggTAAGCCAAGAGAAGTATAAGGATCGGCTTGAAACTACTGAAACGCAAGCGAACAATACGAAGATTGTAATTGATGACaaggaaattttaaatatcCTTGCAGTAAACATGAATAGTCTCAACAAAGCTCGCTgcattgaaaaagatattCAAGAGTCGTTCAGGGAGGAAAAGTTAGCCTCTTTACaaccaaagaagaagagaaagaaaagcattTCACACTAA
- the RMT2 gene encoding protein-arginine N5-methyltransferase (Arginine N5 methyltransferase~similar to YDR465C) gives MSELHALLTFPERPISQSYYVPKLQHFLKSGIPATYTLEQVAAFERESENRNGDNESRESKDDTKTSNTTPLHVLARSLPLDIKDEELQVVMNMMNILFEYGAGWNFIDYEDKTVGDLFLERNQTRESPLYNRLVEAGVSAELLLRKLNGCDVEFLDTTEPIGIGSEESVRVAPDGQKQEPVDSDDDDATAANQHVYLKTELEYKDDALITKENKDGVMMDWETKIMEIASETLFPDREARSATVLNIGFGMGIIDTFIQARKPYRHYICEAHPDVLAKMKTDGWYEKDNVVILEGRWQDTLNNLLDKGEVFFDGIYYDTFSEHYQDMLDLYDVIVGLIKPEGVFSFFNGLGADRSLCYDVYKKIVEIDVATYGMKCDYTRYSLDKQLPDWNDVKRSYFNCNYYYHPRITFA, from the coding sequence ATGTCGGAATTACATGCTTTGCTTACTTTCCCAGAGAGACCCATTTCTCAGAGTTACTATGTACCAAAATTGCAGCATTTCTTAAAATCTGGTATACCGGCTACATATACTTTAGAGCAGGTTGCTGCCTTTGAGCGTGAGTCGGAGAATAGAAACGGGGATAATGAATCCAGAGAGAGCAAGGACGATACTAAGACCTCAAACACAACGCCATTACACGTCTTAGCAAGATCGCTACCCTTGGATATTAAGGATGAGGAACTGCAAGTGGTGATGAATATGATGAATATTCTTTTCGAGTATGGAGCTGGATGGAATTTTATTGACTACGAGGACAAAACAGTAGGCgatctttttttagagAGAAATCAAACCAGGGAAAGCCCTCTTTATAATCGCCTCGTGGAAGCTGGTGTCTCTGCAGAATTACTGCTGAGAAAACTCAATGGTTGCGACGTCGAATTCTTGGATACAACTGAACCAATAGGTATCGGCTCTGAGGAAAGTGTTCGGGTAGCACCTGATGGTCAGAAACAAGAACCAGTTGAcagtgatgatgacgacgCTACCGCAGCAAATCAACATGTGTACCTAAAGACAGAACTAGAGTACAAAGACGATGCCCTTAtcacaaaggaaaataaagatggTGTCATGATGGATtgggaaacaaaaattatgGAAATTGCCTCCGAAACATTATTTCCCGACCGAGAGGCTAGGTCCGCTACTGTCTTAAACATTGGCTTTGGAATGGGGATCATCGATACATTCATCCAGGCTCGAAAGCCTTACCGTCACTATATTTGCGAAGCCCATCCAGATGTCTTGGCCAAGATGAAAACGGATGGTTGGTATGAAAAGGATAATGTGGTTATTTTGGAGGGAAGATGGCAAGATACGTTGAATAACTTATTAGACAAGGGTGaggttttctttgatggtATTTATTATGATACATTTAGCGAGCACTACCAAGACATGTTGGACTTATACGATGTCATAGTAGGCTTAATTAAACCAGAAGGCGTTTTCTCATTCTTTAACGGATTGGGCGCTGATAGATCGTTGTGTTACGatgtatataaaaaaattgttgagATCGACGTTGCTACTTATGGCATGAAATGTGATTACACCAGATATTCTCTTGACAAGCAACTGCCAGATTGGAATGATGTTAAACGGTCTTACTTTAACTGTAACTATTACTATCACCCACGCATCACATTTGCCTAA
- the PKH3 gene encoding protein kinase PKH3 (Protein kinase with similarity to mammalian PDK1 and Pkh1p/Phk2p~similar to YDR466W), with protein sequence MTSRKRSPHDFIFKEELGHGSYSTVFKALDKKSPNKIYAIKVCSKKHIIKEAKVKYVTIEKNTMNLLAQKHHAGIIKLYYTFHDEENLYFVLDFAPGGELLSLLHKMGTFNDTWTRHFTVQLIDALEFIHSHGIIHRDLKPENVLLDRDGRLMITDFGAAATIDSGLNGDSTKYNSDSNSSDDNQNCASFVGTAEYVSPELLLYNQCGYGSDIWALGCMIYQFVQGQPPFRGENELKTFEKIVALDYPWGPNNRINNSASPINPLVINLVQKILVVEVNERISLKQIKRHPYFSKVDWNDKVKIWRGIWQSQGQSMQQTPGGLPNIPQNVLPTRQLHVIDTPARSIQITKQKRKKPTKISNTTSSIVVWRKRLGISTGKDDLGTVPSSSPAMTAPSGNNVITNTVPQSTSNVTLPVNSQSSQVKRAQPVAPNRIPPKVPVINDNLRNKSIPRTKPIVQPSQTTSIPQQSSSSAGSALSGPSIETQHLDVTQSLDERNSIDLHILKQDYVFIYGIPYENEGPAMSLNSYNKIDNDLITSLVAQHEEELKNSESFLQVLTLKTNGMLSYKNTVVMEENEDQVDKEHQMANIEDTDLSMYDFEFNELTRKGFLILEKYKNRIWFISLPSYSILSKIPFNAVKSLTINNNENWVDCFFRARQLLEEKQILDKISNVSFDSKASTEPSSPSPISRKEQPLNIGNNATAPGYTAKNASQNSVSQNSNIGEETPFRISSSVKDRPTVSSTPSSRHPRILSGNNASRTAKKTNGGLPNSAPSTSTCNNGSAPVVNHRPSTNVANNKHNLSTLKKQGPFFLSASSSATKPQIKTTGYRQSTPSPPLPPMEFLATREKYSAPSNMVISSSRYEVLHTLNNSQTNFDREIASRGASAAFRSLQKGKKKK encoded by the coding sequence ATGACGTCTAGGAAAAGGTCTCCGCACgattttatatttaaaGAGGAACTGGGCCATGGCTCTTACTCTACTGTGTTTAAAGCTCTGGATAAAAAAAGCCCGAATAAAATTTATGCCATTAAAGTTTGTTCGAAGAAACACATAATCAAAGAAGCTAAAGTAAAATATGTcaccattgaaaagaatacCATGAATTTGTTGGCACAAAAGCATCACGCGGGTATAATTAAACTATACTACACCTTTCACGATGAGGAGaatctttattttgttttagaTTTTGCCCCAGGTGGGGAACTACTTTCCTTATTGCATAAAATGGGTACATTCAATGATACATGGACGCGTCATTTCACCGTACAGTTAATTGATGCATTAGAATTTATTCATTCCCATGGTATCATTCATAGAGATTTGAAACCAGAAAATGTTCTTTTGGACAGGGACGGTAGACTTATGATTACTGATTTTGGTGCCGCTGCCACCATAGACTCTGGTTTGAACGGAGATTCGACCAAGTATAACTCTGACAGCAACAGCTCAGATGACAACCAGAACTGCGCTTCCTTTGTTGGAACTGCTGAATATGTTTCTCCAGAGCTACTTTTATATAATCAGTGCGGTTATGGCTCAGATATATGGGCTTTAGGTTGTATGATATATCAATTTGTCCAAGGACAACCGCCCTTTAGAGGAGAAAATGAGCTAAAAACATTCGAAAAAATCGTAGCATTGGATTATCCATGGGGGCCCAACAATCGCATCAATAATAGCGCATCGCCAATAAATCCTCTTGTAATAAACTTGGtacagaaaatattggtGGTAGAGGTCAATGAAAGAATCTCTCTCAAACAGATAAAAAGACAcccatatttttcaaaagtagATTGGAATGATAAAGTCAAAATATGGAGAGGGATTTGGCAATCGCAAGGACAATCGATGCAACAAACTCCTGGAGGGCTCCCAAATATACCACAGAATGTGCTACCCACCAGACAATTACATGTAATTGACACCCCAGCACGAAGTATACAAAttacaaaacaaaaacgtAAGAAACCGACGAAAATTTCCAACACTACTAGTAGTATAGTAGTATGGAGAAAAAGGCTTGGTATATCAACAGGTAAGGATGATTTAGGCACCGTACCGTCTAGCAGCCCTGCAATGACTGCCCCTAGTGGTAACAATGTAATAACTAACACAGTGCCACAATCTACCTCGAATGTTACCTTACCGGTAAATTCGCAGTCCAGCCAAGTCAAGCGAGCACAACCGGTTGCCCCAAATAGAATACCTCCCAAAGTACCGGTAATCAATGATAATCTGAGAAATAAGTCAATTCCGCGAACAAAGCCTATCGTGCAACCTTCTCAAACCACATCAATACCACAACAgtcgtcatcatcagcAGGGTCAGCTCTATCAGGACCATCAATAGAGACACAGCATCTGGATGTAACGCAAAGTTTAGATGAAAGAAACTCAATTGACCTTCATATCTTAAAACAAGACTATGTCTTCATTTATGGCATTCCATATGAAAACGAAGGGCCTGCCATGTCTTTGAACAGCTACAATAAgattgataatgatttAATTACGTCCCTAGTTGCCCAACATGAAGAAGAGTTAAAGAATTCAGAGTCGTTTTTACAGGTATTGACTTTAAAAACGAATGGAATGCTAAGTTACAAAAACACAGTCGtaatggaagaaaatgaagatcaAGTAGATAAAGAACACCAAATGGCTAACATAGAAGATACAGATTTGTCCATGTATGATTTTGAGTTCAATGAGTTGACAAGGAAGGGATTTTTGATACTggaaaaatacaaaaatagaaTATGGTTTATCTCGTTACCCTCGTATTCAATATTATCGAAAATACCATTCAACGCCGTGAAGTCTTTGACAATAAATAACAACGAAAATTGGGTTGATTGCTTTTTCAGAGCAAGACAACTACTGGAGGAAAAGCAAATTCTTGATAAAATCAGCAACGTTTCCTTTGATAGTAAAGCATCCACTGAACCGTCATCACCTTCGCctatttcaagaaaagagcAGCCACTGAATATAGGCAATAATGCGACAGCGCCCGGCTACACTGCAAAAAATGCAAGTCAGAACAGCGTATCGCAAAATAGTAATATTGGGGAAGAAACACCTTTTCGCATTTCTAGTAGTGTCAAAGACAGGCCTACTGTAAGTTCTACTCCCTCCTCAAGACACCCTAGGATTTTGTCAGGGAATAACGCTAGTAGAACCGCAAAAAAAACGAACGGAGGATTACCAAATAGTGCCCCTTCTACTAGTACATGTAACAACGGTTCGGCTCCAGTTGTTAACCATAGGCCTTCTACTAATGTAGCAAACAATAAACACAATCTTTCAACATTGAAGAAGCAGGgtccattttttctttctgctTCATCTTCTGCTACCAAACCCCAAATCAAAACAACGGGATATCGACAGTCAACACCTTCGCCACCACTTCCACCAATGGAATTTCTAGCTACGAGAGAGAAGTATTCTGCGCCTTCTAACATGGTGATCAGTAGCAGCAGATACGAGGTTTTGCATACCCTCAATAACAGCCAAACAAACTTTGATAGGGAGATTGCTAGTAGAGGTGCCTCAGCAGCATTTAGAAGTTTACAAAAGggcaagaagaaaaaatag